One window of the Nicotiana tabacum cultivar K326 chromosome 4, ASM71507v2, whole genome shotgun sequence genome contains the following:
- the LOC107763980 gene encoding uncharacterized protein LOC107763980, giving the protein MYSRGPIISSQALLPISTCHPRGIFVNKKGSFKVVTAKMAAQLHLRANNCILLPSTSFSSFHTFSVLNSSKDSGDSRSVLGVGRSFLGLNDRRILGNRRVIKRKNDSSSVIIRASAGGAAIWDGFMPEKSSKAPALSDVFWPSAGAFAAMAMLGKIDQILAPKGISMTIAPFGAVCAVLFATPSSPGARKYNMFMAQIGCAAIGVLAFTILGPGWLARSTALSAAMAFMIYTRSVHPPAASLPLLFIDGAKLHQLNYWYVLFPGAAGCILLCLIQEMVCYLKENVKF; this is encoded by the exons ATGTATTCAAGAGGTCCAATTATTTCGTCCCAGGCTCTCCTCCCAATTTCAACTTGCCATCCAAGGGGTATCTTTGTT AATAAGAAAGGATCTTTCAAAGTCGTGACAGCAAAAATGGCGGCGCAGCTTCATCTCCGTGCTAATAATTGCATTTTGTTGCCGTCAACGTCTTTTTCTTCATTCCACACATTTTCTGTATTGAATTCTTCAAAAGATTCTGGGGATAGTAGATCAGTCCTAGGCGTGGGGAGATCCTTCTTGGGTTTGAATGACAGAAGAATATTAGGAAATAGGAGAGTGATTAAAAGAAAGAATGATTCTTCTTCGGTCATAATTAGAGCGTCAGCAGGAGGTGCAGCAATATGGGATGGTTTTATGCCGGAAAAGAGCTCCAAAGCTCCTGCACTAAGTGACGTTTTCTGGCCTTCTGCAG GGGCATTTGCGGCAATGGCTATGCTAGGAAAGATAGACCAAATATTGGCACCGAAAGGGATATCAATGACTATAGCTCCATTCGGAGCTGTTTGTGCTGTCCTCTTTGCCACGCCTTCTTCTCCTGGTGCTAGG AAGTACAATATGTTTATGGCACAAATCGGTTGTGCAGCCATTGGTGTTTTGGCATTCACAATATTGGGGCCAGGTTGGCTAGCTCGAAGCACAGCCCTTTCTGCTGCCATGGCTTTCATGATTTATACTCGTTCTGTTCATCCTCCTG CTGCAAGTCTGCCACTACTGTTCATTGATGGAGCTAAGCTGCATCAGCTCAACTATTGGTATGTTCTGTTCCCTGGAGCTGCTGGTTGCATTCTTCTGTGTTTAATA CAAGAGATGGTGTGTTACCTAAAAGAGAATGTCAAATTCTGA